CAATTTGCCGACAAGCCCGGTGCCTTAAAACCAAGTCAATTTCAATCTGCTGTCAAAACAGCTATTTCCGGAACCGACCCAGTTGTAGTCGAATTGCCAGGAAGTTCTGCAACACCTCTTTGCTTGTCGGAAGGCACAGGCAATGGTTGGCAAGACTCCGCTGATTTTGCTAGAGAGCTCAACTGGCCTGTCATTTTAGTATCCAAGTTGACCTCAGACAGCTTTGAACAGCTGGCACTGCACGCTACTTATATGATCAACAAAGGTGTGGAGCTTTTGGGCGTGGCCACGGTAATGACCGAAGCCGACTGCAAAGCACCAGCTGCCGTCCACCATTCTCTTTCCTGGGAAATGGCATTAGCTGAAAAGATACGTTCGCCATACCTTGGATGTCTTGCGCATAGCCAATCGATAAGCATTGCAAAAACGAATCAAGGTAATTTGATTAGAACAACTTCCGACGCATTGGACTTGCTGCCAATTATCAAGGCCATTTCGCTGCGAGTGGCTATATAAGCTAGGTTGATCTAATTTACAAAGCTTCTCAATGTGTTAATCTAACCGGCCTATAAATCACCTTGTGGCGCGCCAGACAGCTGGCGCAGAGCATGAGCAAATGGCTAAAGATATTGCCAGCCCTTTCAAGGAAACATTAGCAGGCGTGGATACCAAACTTCCCGTTGGCGAAAACGAACTCATTATTTTTACCTTGTCGGATTCTTCAGGTGAAACAGCAGAAGCTGTCGCCCGCGCAGCACTTGTCCAATTTCCGCCAGGTTATGCAACTATCTATCGGCTGCCGCAAGCACGCAGCTGTCAACAAATTACAGAAGTAGTTGAGCAAATTGCTGCCGGTCGGGCAATTCTTGCTTACACTCTTGTACTTCCTGAATATAGAGAAACTCTCGAGCGTGAAGCTAAGAAATACAACGTTGAAACAATTGACTTAATTGGCCCTGTGATTGCCCGTGTCGGTGAACTGACAGGCGCTAAGCCAATGGCACAGCCAGGGCGTCTGCACATGCTTGACGAAAGCTACTTCAAACGCATTGAGGCAGTGGACTTTGCCATTAGATATGACGACGGGAAAAATCCGGATGGCATCATCCAAGCCGACGTTATCTTAGTAGGCGTATCAAGAACTAGCAAAACGCCGAACTCCATGTACCTTGCCCACCATTACGGCTTACGCTCGGCAAATATTCCATTGGTAATGAATGTCGATCCGCCGCGGGCACTTTTTGAAGTAGACAAACGCAAAATTATTGGCATGAGTATAGATCCGCACTTGCTGCAAGATATTCGTTCTATAAGAGCAAGAGTTTTAGGCATGGCACCAGATGCGGAATACGCTGACTTAGATCAGATACGCCAAGAAGTGCGTTATGCCAAAAATATTTTCCGCGAACTTGACTGTCACGTCATTGATGTGACATCAAAGGCTATCGAGGAAATTTCCAGTGAGATTTACCTTTACCTAAGGCAGTGATGCCACTTTGTTAGAACCGAGGATACCAATACCAAGAGGAACAAACGATGTTAACCAGCAAGGAAAAAACCGTGCAGGCAATTGATACCAAACGAGTTTTCTTGTTCTCTGAAGGCGCTAAAGCTTTTGAAGGTGACCGCAAAGCAATGCGTGAAAAGCTTGGCGGGAAAGGTGCTGGTTTGGCAGAGATGACCGAATCCGGCGTGAACGTTCCTCCCGGAATAACAGTTTTAACTTCCTGCTGTCGTGAATACACCGACAACGGACAGAAGATGCCGGCTGGTCTCATGGATGAAATCACGTCACAGTTATCACATGTTGAAGCTAAACTTGGCAGAAAATTGGGCGACACAAAAAGCCCGCTTTTAGTATCAGTTAGATCCGGTGCCAAATTCTCCATGCCAGGCATGATGGACACCATTTTGAACCTGGGCTTAAACGACGCAACAGTTGAATCACTCGTTAAGATGACCAACAACGAGCGCTTTGCCTTAGATAGCTACCGTCGCTTCATTCAAATGTACAGCAACGTGGTACTGGAAATCAGCAAGGATGTTTTTGAAGATATTCTCGATGACAAAAAGCACAAACTGGGAATCAAACAAGATACCGATTTAACAGCCGAGCACTTGAAAGAACTTGTTGTTGAATACAAGGCTCTTGTTAAAGCAAGAACAGGCAACGATTTCCCACAAGATACAGCCAAGCAATTGGCAGGCGCAGTAGAGGCAGTATTCAAATCCTGGAATAACCCACGCGCTATCTACTACCGTAACCTCAACAAGATTGATCACAATCTTGGCACAGCCGTAAACATCCAGGCAATGGTTTTCGGCAATATGGACAACACATCAGGCACTGGCGTTTGCTTTACGCGCAATCCCAGCACAGGTGAAAAGGTTCTCTACGGTGAGTATCTCGTCAACGCTCAAGGTGAAGACGTAGTTGCCGGTACGCGCACACCAAAGAAAATTTCCGAAATGGCTAAAGAAATGCCGAAGGTCTACGAGGAAATTCTTCTGACAGTAAAGAGCCTTGAAACCTATTACAGAGATATGCAAGACATCGAATTCACAATCGAGCAAGGCAAACTCTACTTACTGCAAACACGAAGTGGTAAGCGCACAGCTGCAGCCGCTGTCAAAGTTGCTGTTGATATGGCTAACGAAAACATCATCAGCAAGGAAGAAGCTCTTCTGCGTGTTGACCCAATGCAATTGAACCAATTGCTTCTACCTAGCTTTGACGCCAAAGACAAGGAAAAGGCCAAGAAAGAAGGTCGTTTGCTGGCCACAGGCTTAAACGCATCGCCAGGCGCCGCTATCGGACAGATAGTTTTCAGCCCGGACGAATCGGAATTTCTCTCTTCGCAAGGCAAGAAAGTTGTTCTTGTACGAGTCGAGACTTGCCCTGATGACATTCACGGCATTGTGCCTGCCCAAGGCGTAGTCACAAGTCGCGGCGGCATGACCAGCCACGCAGCAGTTGTTGCGCGCGGTATGGGCAAGCCATGTGTAGCCGGATGCGAATCCTTCAAGGTTGATTTGAACAAAGAAGAAGTTTCAGTAGCCGGACAAACATTGAAGAAAGGCGAAATTATCTCTATTGACGGTTCAACCGGTGAAATCTTCAAGGGTGCAATCGAGAAGCGTGAGCCGGAACTAACTAATGAGTTCACCACCTTGCTTACATGGGCAAATCAAACTCGCAAGTTAGGAATTAGAGCCAACGCTGACACTCCGGAAGATGCCAAAATTGCCCGCGAGTTTGGCGCCGAAGGTATCGGTCTTTGCCGCACAGAACACATGTTCATGAGCCAAGATCGCCTACCGGCTGTGCAGGAAATGATTATGTCCGGCACGACTGCCGAGCGTGAAAAAGCTCTAGCAAAATTATTGCCGATGCAACGCGAAGACTTCAAAGGTATCTTTGAAGCCATGCAAGGACTGCCTGTAACCATTCGTCTTTTAGATCCACCTCTTCATGAGTTCTTGCCGAAGTATGAAGACCTCATTGAGCAAATTGCTGAGTTGAAAGCAAAAGGGGATAAAGGCGCTGTACTTAAGGAGAAAGAGACTCTCCTGCGCAAAGTAAACGAGTTGCACGAAGCCAACCCAATGATGGGTCTGCGCGGGTGCCGTCTGGGACTTCTCTATCCGGAAATTAGCCGCATGCAAGTGCGCGCTATCTTTGAAGCAGCTTGTGCTCTGAAGAAAAAGGGAATTGATGTCTATCCGGAAATAATGATTCCACTTGTAGGTCACGTCAACGAATTGAGAATCGCCCGCGCATCGCTTGAAGCAACAGCCAAAGAAGTAATGCAGAAAGAAGGCGTCGACCTCAACTACAAGTTCGGCACAATGATTGAAATTCCACGCGCATGCGTAACAGCCGATCAAATTGCCGAGCATGCTGAGTTCTTTAGCTTCGGAACCAACGACTTAACCCAAATGACCTTTGGCTACAGTCGTGACGATGCTGAAGGCAAATTCCTGCAACGCTACATTGACGGTATAGACAACAATGGCGTTTCCGAGAAAATCTTTGTGGACAACCCATTTGAGGTATTGGACAGGAATGGCGTCGGCAAGCTCATGAAAATTGCCGTTGACTTAGGACTTAAAACACGCCCTGAACTTAAATTGGGCATCTGCGGTGAGCATGGCGGCGAACCATCGTCCATAGCCTTTGCTCAGCAACTCGGCTTGAGTTACGTTAGCTGTTCACCATATCGCGTGCCTATCGCGCGCCTGGCTGCGGCACAAGCTGTTCTCAATCCGGAAGAACGCGACAAATAGGACTCGACCTAGCGACGGCGATTTCTATTGCCGAGGAACGGAATTCCATTTCCAACCGGAAAACGGTTGTAGCCACCGCGATAATAGTTGCCGTAACCGCCATACCCACCGTTCATGTACTGCCTACCCATTTGCAGTGCAGTACCTAGTCCCATCGCACCCATCATTAGGACAGCATCTCTAACAGGATGCCCCTTTTGGTCTTTCATTTGTTGGTTTTGCTGCTGCAATTGCTCAATTTGTTTTTGTTGAGCAGCAATGACGGCTGACTGATCACCCTGATTGTTTTGACCATAGTTGCCCTGCATAGCGGTCTGCTCCATGCCACCGTAATTCATCGGTGTGCCTGGCATTGCGCCGCCTATAGAATCGTTGTTTGCCTGTTGGGGCATTTGTTGCTGCTGCGGTTGCTGAACTTCTTGCATCGAAATGCCGCCAGAATACACAGCCTTCGGCATTGTTCTAAAACTAGCATAAGGATAAGAACTTACCATTTCAGCCTGGACCGAACCGTCAGAATTCTGTCCGTGCTTAATCAGGATAGAATCCCTTCTTCTGCCTAATTGACTATTCGCCGGGCACTCGATGTTGAATCTGATGTTGTTTGTACCTGGTTCAACTTCGCCGTAAATGGCACTAGTATTTCTGTAATCTAAATCAGTCCATAGCGGACGACCACCCTGCCAGCTTATGCGTCCGTGGCGTTGCACCGTGGCATTGAAAATTGAATAGGCATCAACACCTGACGGAACCTGCATACCATTGATCCCTATTCCAGCTCTGAGCTCAACATTACCGTAAATAGGAGGCACAGCTAAGCTTGAATTATCAGGAGCATGAGCGGGAGCAGGAGCAGAGCCATAATCCATTTGAGGAGTCAGAGCACCGCCCATTGCCGGCTTCGCCATGCGGTTAAGCATTTGCCCAAGCCCTGGTCGGTTCTGGCACATCATGTTGCTGGCTTGCTGTTGCAGTCCGTTAGTATCGGACTGATAGCCTGAATTCGTATTAGTAATTGCTCTTCCGTCTGAGCCTTGTAACTCGGTCATTTGTCCCACTCCTGATTGAGATAGTGCCAGTCTAGTACTTACCCCTATGCAGCACAGTGGGGAAATTCCCATTCAGGGGGAGAAATACGTAGGCGAGGCTCAGGATTTAATCTTTAGAGGGCTGTCGATAGCCTGGAACCAAGTGATTTAGCTTATTAGCTATCAAATAAGCCTTAAATGAAGCTTTTAAGTCAATTCCATTGAACATATTCTTTGGCGTAAAACCGCTTATGCGCCTTAAGGCACAGACATTTTGAACAAGTTCAGTTGCCTGTCCCTGTCCATCAAATCGCTTAACCGAAGCAACGCAACGCAGCAGATCTTTTCCATAAGGCGAATAAGTCTGAACAGATTCTGCCTGGTACACCCCCAGGATTTTGTTTGCCGGCGAACTCAGTTCGAGATTGGTGCTTCGTAGTCTTTGTGTCATTTGCAAGTCACTGAGCTTTATTAGTTCATTGAGATCAATTTGCTGTATTTGTTTTCCGTAAACCAAATCGACATCGACGACATACGGATAGGCATCATAGTCCCAGATGTCACCCTGACTATCCATCTGCGTGCCCATCGTTTGTTGGTCAGACTTAAACGGCACGGTAATTTGTGTGGTGTCTGTTAGCCCAGACTTGTAATCATGCCTGTAGTAGTTGGTCAGAGTTTCCACTCGCCACGTGCCGATAGCCCATTTAGGCACCCTGTACCAGCGAAGTCTTGGCACCATTCTCGATAGTGCTTGTTGATTGAATTCAGCACCGACCTGGAAGCTGCTATTTACAGGCGGCAACTGGACACTATGTTCAACGCCACCCTGCAGGCGCTGTGCCTGAGCCGAACTTACTGAGGCAATAAGCCAAAGTGCTAATAGCAGTTTCGGCTTTCTCATTGTTCACCGTTCAGAAGGAATTCTTTTACCAAGCGCATAGCGAAGGTGCGGAAAGAGCGACGCCAGTCTTTCAACAACTACTCCGGGCATTGTGAGAATAAGCTCTCGCGAGCCGCCGGCTGCCAGAGCCGACATAACTTCATTTGCACACTCTTCAGAACTGATGCTCAGCAAGTTGCGCATAAGCCAACCTTCAATGTCGTTTTTCTCTGAGATGGTCGTCGGATTTTTTCTTTGCCCGACATTGTTTTTCTCGAAAAATTCTGTTCTCACCCAGCCTGGGCAAACTGTTATCACATCAATGTTTTTCTTTGCCAACTCAGCACCCATGCCCTCAGACATGCCGGTCATAGCAAACTTGGAAGCTGCGTAACAAACGCTTCCCGGAAATGAAACCTTGCCGGCAACTGAAGAGACATTGACTATTTTGCCGTGCCCTTGTGCCATAAAAACAGGCAGCACCGCATAAGTTGCATAAAGCGCGCCAAAAAAATTGACGCCAAACACATACTTCCAATCCTCCGTCGTCAGTTCATCAATTCTTCCTGGTTTAGCCAAGCCGGCGTTGTTTACAAGAATGTCCACTCCACCAAACTTGTCGATACAGGTGGAAACCAACTCTTTGGACAAGTTTTCATCAGCAATATCGCCAGGCACACCAACTGCCTGCCCGCCTGCAGCTTCCACTAACTTGACGGTACTTTCAAGAAGTTTCACGCTGCGAGCGTTAAGCACTAACTTCGCTTTGTACTGAGAGGCAAGCTGAGTAGCAAGCGCCTTGCCAATACCTGAAGAAGCTCCCGTGATAATTACTCTCACGCCTTCTGGAATACCACGACCATTTTTCATCACTAGAACCTCAAAGTTTTTCCTATCTTATCGTCTTGAGAAGCCTAAGTAAGCAACCAAAGCGTTTCGTAACCATAGACTGCCAGCATTTCCGACACCTTGCCATCATAATCAGAGCTTGTCAGAACGTTCTTGAATGATTCAACAATATTTGCCTTCGAGTAGGCTTTGCGTCGTTGCTCAATGACTTTCTTTCCGGCGTCGGTCAGCGCAGGCGTCGACCTAATCCAAACACTATCTAAGACGATGGAGAGAACAGATAAACAACTAATACTCAAGAGAAGGACATCAAACAATAGAGTCTGCGCCATACCGGCAGTGAATACGAGCAGCACCAATAGATCGACACAGACCAAGAGCAAAATAAACATCGCGATTAAGGCAATCAAAAGCGTGCGTATGATGAAGCTCAGGATTCGACAAAAACGAACAGCCAAGTTAGAGTGCGATATGTGATCAAGAACACTTGTTACTTCATTGTAGAGTGGCAACATTGTCGAAATCGACATGACTAACTTGAAACACACGGCATTAACAACGGCTGCAATAAGAACAATCACAAAAGCATTGAGATTGGGAACAAGACGCCAGGCAACATTAATAATCACGGCAAATCCAATTGCTGCAATTATCAGCAACCAGGCAGAAAGCGCTTCTTGTTTATTCTTATTGAGAATAAGACCGCTAGTTGTAAGCGAAGAAGTAATCTCTGATGAAATAAGTTCCTTGTATGGGGCACTCAGCACATCAGCTGCAAATCTGCCCAATGCAGCCGGAGAAAAGTAAGCTTTTAAATGACGGGGATCCTTCAAAATCTGCTGCACGACCTGGCGAACTTGAGTCGTCAAAACCTTGTACGACCCGGACAATTTGGTAAGGATTACTAGGGGATTTGAGGATTTTGGCAAGGGATTAACTTTGTCGACATGCTGTTTTGCTTTATCTCTCAAAAACTCCTTTGTCTTCTTCCAGAGTTCTTTCTCATAGGGAAGTAAAAGATCGCCATCACTGTCGCCAACTTTGAGTGCGCGGTGAAACAGATCAAATCCCAGAACAACCATTGTATGAGTCATATCACCATCACGTGCGAGAAAAGCCATTTCAGCAGGTGCCAATTTAACTTGCGATTTCGCCTCAGTGCGGCAATATAGTCGTTTAATCAGGTAACTAATAAATGTCAGTACCAGTGGCAAGGCCAATAGCAGCACCATAGCGTAGCGACTAGATTCAGATAAATGGTTCACAATCTCATATTTGGTTAGGGAGACTACCTTTTCCAATTGCCGTGTTGGAAAGCAATTGGTTAGTATTAAATCAGTGCAGTGTACCTTTCTGGAGCTATTTTACGGGTTTTCTAGACCTAATTTAAGCACTTTTTGATTGCTACAAAGGGCGTAGCCACGGGCATATAACTAATAGTTATTACGGGTCTGAGTTGGCTGCGTTTAGGAGGCGAAGGTGGCAACTGGTCCGAAATTTCTAGCGTTAATATTAAGTCTGGTTGTTTCCTGTCCCTGGGCAGGGGCAGCCACGCCGGCGTCCTCGTCTGCCATATCGGCAAAAGTGGCGGAAACGCATGGTACCGTATTTAAACGCGGTTTCGTAGACTGGGAAAAGGATGAATGGGCAGATCCTGAACCTGCTCGACCAGGCGATAACCTGGACGAAGGCATGCAGGTCGGCACAGGGGACAAATCCTGGGCTGAAGTAACCTGGCCAAACGTAACAACTAGAGCCTGGGCAAATAGTGTATTTGCAATTGCTCCCAATCAGCGCCTCGTCTATTTATTAGGCGGACAAATGCTATTCAATTTGGATAAGCACCGCAAAGACAAAAAGGACTTCTTCGTCTGGACAAAAGTCTTGCAAGCACGCATTCGCGGTACAACAGTCATGGTGCAAGCCACACATGACGTTTCAAGAATCACCGTTCTTGAAGGCGTAGTCGAAGTAATGAATCGTCTCGACAAAAGTGTCATTAGACTAAATCCAGGAGCGGTATATGAAGTACGTACACCTGGAAGCAATCCATTGCCTCCTATTAGTCAGGCACAACCGACAGCAACACCTGCAGCTACTAACCCGGCAGAGGACATTGTGGAAACAACAGACGAGACAGCAAATGAACAAATACCAATAAAGCTCACAGACAAGCCGACAGGACGACTGGCGGAAATAGCCAACAATTTAAAAGATGCCGTATTTCATGACGGTATTGAGGCAATTGAAAACGCTTCATACGACGGCGGAGTGAAAGTAAAACCCAAACTTCTTTTAGCTGATTTGCATGAAATGACTGCGCCCGGTCAGGCGCCTATCATGGTATTTTCGGATGCTAAGGCAGAAACAAGGCTTTATCCGGCCGACGCAAAAGGACTATTGCTGCATCCTCTCGTGCAGGGATTTAACTTCAAGTTGCCGAGTTTAGCCCTGGTGCAAAACTCACTCAATAACCTGCCGCCGCTTTTGCCACCACCGAATCCAAATATCACTTCCAATCTTCCAATACTGACAAATCCCCTGGTCACGCCTAGCGACACAATAACTGGAGTTGTAGACGCAGCCAATATTCAGGTAGCACAACCAACAGTCCAAACTGCCAGTATTCTGAAAGTACCAATGGCTGATCAATATTTGGTTGGTCCCTTAGTCGGCTATGCCTTACCGCTACCTCCTCAAGCTTTTACCGGCTACTTGCCGGCAGGTGTTTTGACTGGCGCTGTTGAGACCCTTACAGGAAATATCTCATCAACCAATTTGCGAGGTCAAACACCAACGAATCCAATGCCGCAAGGCACATTCGTGCCGCCAACGACCGCCAATATTCCACAGATGACAAACTTCATTCCGCCAACGACCAATCTTCCGCAAACAACTAACTTTATCCCACCAACAACGGCACCTCTCCCCCAGGTGACCAACTTTGTTCCACCAACAACCGCACCACTACCGCAACTAACCAATTTTGTACCGCCTACTACTTCAGTACCTCAAGTAACTAATTTTGTGCCACCGACTACAGCGATGCCACAGATGACTAATTTCGTGCCACCAACGGCAACTATGCCAACCATGACCATGCCTGTAGTAAACACGTTCATTCCACCAACTACGACCATGCCTGTCGTGAACTCGTTTATTCCGCCATCAACAGTAAATACGACAGCGACCATGGGCAGTCCTATCAATATAAATACAACCGCCCCAATGACTGGCGGCAACTTTACTATCCAAAGCGGCTTGACTCTTCCAAAATAAATGCTTCAAAGGTGCATTGACTGGCTAAACGGTGCGGCAAAAAAATACTACACAACGTAATTATTATTTCGGTCTGTTGATTACTTTTACAGCAGCCTCATTTTTGTTTGGGTCTTTTCTTGAATTAACACGCCTAACGTGGCGACAGGAATTACAGTCAATAAATAGGCATTTTGAACAAAGACCCTTTCTCAAATGGTCCAAAGAAAGTTTGTCACGACTCAATTGGAACTCACTGTGGGATTATCATGAGAAGCATGAGATTCCACGAAAATGGTGGGCGTGGGACTACACATTAAGCTGGCTAATTGAACCAAATCATCCGCCCGTAATGCACAAAATTGTCTTGTTCAATCACTTGGTTGAAGATGAACCACCACTTGATGCAGTGCAACAGTTTCCATGGATGAAACCGCTTCTCAGATATCCACTGACACGTGGAACCGTCGCCGATATTATTGACTATCTAAGCAAGTCAGGCGCTAAGCTAATTATTCTAGACAACGATTTCCCTCAGTTCAGCCCCGACGACAAAAAGCTGGCTGAGGCTATTCATAACTGCTCAACCGGAAAACACGGACCTCCAGTGCCTGTGCTTATGGCTCACACGATTAACAGAACCAGCAGTTCACGTGGAATGCTGGAAGAACACACAAGACCTGGAGGAATACTTGAAGAATTAGCCAAGCTTGAGCACGTGAGCATTGAGGACGTTGAGAAGAAATACACTGGTACAACCGGGATCACACCTGACGAAGATCAGGTAATACGCCGTTTAGACGTTCGTCAAAGTAACAAACACGAATCAATCGTATTGAAAGCTTTACAAAAAATTGGAGAGACAGTTC
Above is a window of Candidatus Obscuribacterales bacterium DNA encoding:
- a CDS encoding dethiobiotin synthase: MRRTNPSGLIIAGTGSGCGKTVLATGIAATLQEEGLKLRAIKPISLGTAHEAKPEYAFLATIANTPLDYQVQFADKPGALKPSQFQSAVKTAISGTDPVVVELPGSSATPLCLSEGTGNGWQDSADFARELNWPVILVSKLTSDSFEQLALHATYMINKGVELLGVATVMTEADCKAPAAVHHSLSWEMALAEKIRSPYLGCLAHSQSISIAKTNQGNLIRTTSDALDLLPIIKAISLRVAI
- a CDS encoding SDR family NAD(P)-dependent oxidoreductase, with translation MKNGRGIPEGVRVIITGASSGIGKALATQLASQYKAKLVLNARSVKLLESTVKLVEAAGGQAVGVPGDIADENLSKELVSTCIDKFGGVDILVNNAGLAKPGRIDELTTEDWKYVFGVNFFGALYATYAVLPVFMAQGHGKIVNVSSVAGKVSFPGSVCYAASKFAMTGMSEGMGAELAKKNIDVITVCPGWVRTEFFEKNNVGQRKNPTTISEKNDIEGWLMRNLLSISSEECANEVMSALAAGGSRELILTMPGVVVERLASLFPHLRYALGKRIPSER
- a CDS encoding FecR domain-containing protein, which translates into the protein MATGPKFLALILSLVVSCPWAGAATPASSSAISAKVAETHGTVFKRGFVDWEKDEWADPEPARPGDNLDEGMQVGTGDKSWAEVTWPNVTTRAWANSVFAIAPNQRLVYLLGGQMLFNLDKHRKDKKDFFVWTKVLQARIRGTTVMVQATHDVSRITVLEGVVEVMNRLDKSVIRLNPGAVYEVRTPGSNPLPPISQAQPTATPAATNPAEDIVETTDETANEQIPIKLTDKPTGRLAEIANNLKDAVFHDGIEAIENASYDGGVKVKPKLLLADLHEMTAPGQAPIMVFSDAKAETRLYPADAKGLLLHPLVQGFNFKLPSLALVQNSLNNLPPLLPPPNPNITSNLPILTNPLVTPSDTITGVVDAANIQVAQPTVQTASILKVPMADQYLVGPLVGYALPLPPQAFTGYLPAGVLTGAVETLTGNISSTNLRGQTPTNPMPQGTFVPPTTANIPQMTNFIPPTTNLPQTTNFIPPTTAPLPQVTNFVPPTTAPLPQLTNFVPPTTSVPQVTNFVPPTTAMPQMTNFVPPTATMPTMTMPVVNTFIPPTTTMPVVNSFIPPSTVNTTATMGSPININTTAPMTGGNFTIQSGLTLPK
- the ppdK gene encoding pyruvate, phosphate dikinase codes for the protein MLTSKEKTVQAIDTKRVFLFSEGAKAFEGDRKAMREKLGGKGAGLAEMTESGVNVPPGITVLTSCCREYTDNGQKMPAGLMDEITSQLSHVEAKLGRKLGDTKSPLLVSVRSGAKFSMPGMMDTILNLGLNDATVESLVKMTNNERFALDSYRRFIQMYSNVVLEISKDVFEDILDDKKHKLGIKQDTDLTAEHLKELVVEYKALVKARTGNDFPQDTAKQLAGAVEAVFKSWNNPRAIYYRNLNKIDHNLGTAVNIQAMVFGNMDNTSGTGVCFTRNPSTGEKVLYGEYLVNAQGEDVVAGTRTPKKISEMAKEMPKVYEEILLTVKSLETYYRDMQDIEFTIEQGKLYLLQTRSGKRTAAAAVKVAVDMANENIISKEEALLRVDPMQLNQLLLPSFDAKDKEKAKKEGRLLATGLNASPGAAIGQIVFSPDESEFLSSQGKKVVLVRVETCPDDIHGIVPAQGVVTSRGGMTSHAAVVARGMGKPCVAGCESFKVDLNKEEVSVAGQTLKKGEIISIDGSTGEIFKGAIEKREPELTNEFTTLLTWANQTRKLGIRANADTPEDAKIAREFGAEGIGLCRTEHMFMSQDRLPAVQEMIMSGTTAEREKALAKLLPMQREDFKGIFEAMQGLPVTIRLLDPPLHEFLPKYEDLIEQIAELKAKGDKGAVLKEKETLLRKVNELHEANPMMGLRGCRLGLLYPEISRMQVRAIFEAACALKKKGIDVYPEIMIPLVGHVNELRIARASLEATAKEVMQKEGVDLNYKFGTMIEIPRACVTADQIAEHAEFFSFGTNDLTQMTFGYSRDDAEGKFLQRYIDGIDNNGVSEKIFVDNPFEVLDRNGVGKLMKIAVDLGLKTRPELKLGICGEHGGEPSSIAFAQQLGLSYVSCSPYRVPIARLAAAQAVLNPEERDK
- a CDS encoding kinase/pyrophosphorylase — protein: MAKDIASPFKETLAGVDTKLPVGENELIIFTLSDSSGETAEAVARAALVQFPPGYATIYRLPQARSCQQITEVVEQIAAGRAILAYTLVLPEYRETLEREAKKYNVETIDLIGPVIARVGELTGAKPMAQPGRLHMLDESYFKRIEAVDFAIRYDDGKNPDGIIQADVILVGVSRTSKTPNSMYLAHHYGLRSANIPLVMNVDPPRALFEVDKRKIIGMSIDPHLLQDIRSIRARVLGMAPDAEYADLDQIRQEVRYAKNIFRELDCHVIDVTSKAIEEISSEIYLYLRQ